The genomic stretch ATTTATGCAAACATCAATCGAATAAGTGTATAATACACCACTCCTATTTATGATAACTCCCTAAAATTGAGCCAAGCCACTCGACTCTCTTCCAAATGACCGCCAAAACAGGCCCTCAAGTGCTTTGTTGCTGTGCGAGAACAGGGTCGGAATAAGTGCTTTGTTCGTGGCTTATGGACTCCACTCCTCGGTTAGGGGCTAAGCTCTATACCACATGAACTTCGAGTGGCTTTCGGTTTCTAGTTTCTAGGAAATAGAAAacaattcataaaaaataaaaacaaatattaaaacaaataaatatataactaaaaatttaaataatctaaatccaattaaataattaaggATAATTAGAAAAgtatataattaaataaataaacaaatttaaactAAATTCAACACAAAAACATGTTTAATATAAagattttattaaataattagtAAGTCTTAATTGGAACTAATGATCATACcaatatttatgaaaaaaaCTATACCaagtatatttaatttttgtaggCACTTGTGGACTAGGAAGGATTAATaaacaatacaaaacaaacaatcGATGTGGTTTGATGCCAATGAGGTAATTGATTATTTCCCgtacaaattaataaaaactaaaaatgttTATACATGCAATCaacaattaaaatcattttaaCTAATCGAATATGAACGTTCGATAAGGAGTGCCATATCCCTCAAAAACAGAAGCAAATACAGACAGATTGTTAAATATGGCACCCAATTAAGATAAACGTATTAGTGCAAGATGATTAGGACTGCCATATGTCGAGAATGGAGAGATTCGATTACCTACAATGTACAACATGACGTTCGAAACGTATTACCAACCAAACCAGGGGCTATCTTTCAAATGCACCTACTTAATTGGTTTTTAAGCATCACTTCACTTTCACTAATCCAAGATACGGTCAAGTGCTCATTTCTTATCAACTCATAGCCAGGGAAAACAGCTATGTTGTGTTGTGTTCCCCATATAAAAAGGCAACTTACACTTGATTGAAAATTAGTTGTGGACTCAAGCTCGAGCCACCTATTTGTTGGAGTCGTATAAAGTTCTTATATTTGTATAGTCacacattttaaatttttaaaggAGTTGCAATGAAGTATCTCGGCggcatttttctttttgtcgtACTGTTGATCATCGACACAAAACCAACTGAAGCTGTCTGTGGCTATGAGGTGATGCGAGCTCTGATATTTTCCATGGACTGAAATAACCATCAACCATCGTTCCATCTACTATAGTCTTGTCCCGAAACAAAACCCAACATGGTCAACATTCACTTGGTACCACACTCCCACGACGATGTCGGTTGGCTCAAGACGGTGGATCAGTACTACTATGGCCACAAGAACAACATCCAGCATGCTGGTGTCCAGTACATCATCGACACAGTCATCACAGAGCTTATCAAGGATCCCAAACGTCGCTTCATCCAGGTGGAGACCTCTTTCTTTGCCAAATGGTGGGAGCAACAGAAGGAGACCCACAAGCAGGTAGTCAAGAAATTGGTCAACGAAGGTCGTCTGCAGTTCACCAACGGCGCCTGGAGCATGAACGATGAGGCGGCAGTTAACTATCAGAGTGTGATCGATCAGTTCACAGTGGGATTAAAGTAAGTTGCAACAGAGATGTAGTCGTGGGACTTACGTAGCTATATGGACTGATATCTTTAGGTTTCTTGATGAGACGTTCGGTATTTGCGCACGTCCTCGCGTTGGCTGGCAGATCGATCCTTTCGGTCACAGTCGCGAGCAGGCCTCATTGTACGCACAAATGGGATACGATGGAGAGTTCTTTTCTCGCATGGATCACAGCGATAAGTTCAGGCGCATGGTTGACCTCGCACTGGAAATGGTTTGGGATGCCAGCGAATCCTTGAGTGAAGTTAAGCTCTTCACTGGTCTGCTCTACAACCACTACTGGGACACTCCCGGCTTCTGCTTCGATGTGCACTGCAATGACGATCCAATTATCGACGGAGACAGTTACGATAACAACGTAAAGTCCAGGGTGGACGATTTCATCGCCTTTGCGGCTAAGGTCGCGGCAAACTTCCGCACGACCCACATCATGATACCCATGGGAGGTGACTTCCAGTACGAAGATGCTGAGGTCAACTTCAAGAATATGGACAAGTTGATCAAGTAAGAAAAGTCTGTCTACTTGATTAATAGTAATCTGCTAAATTCCCGATTTAACTTTTTAGATATGTCAACGCACGCCAGGCTACTGGATCCCAttacaatatattttactCGACACCCGGCTGCTACCTGAACTCTGTTCATCAAGGTCTACAGTCGTACCCCAACAAAACTCTCGACTTCTTCCCCTATGCCAGTGACTCCAACAGCTTCTGGACAGGTTACTACACCTCCCGACCCACCCAGAAACGCTTCGAGCGCGACGGCAATCACATGCTGCAGACCGCCAAGCAGCTCAGTGTCTTCGCCGGGCTCTCGAgcgagcagcagaaggaggaccTGGACTACCTCCGCCAGATAATGGGTGTGATGCAGCACCACGATGCCATCACTGGAACGGAGAAGCAGGAGGTGTCCAACGACTACGATCGCCTGCTGTACGATGGCATTATCGGAGGAGCCAGCAATGCCCGGGATGCCCTACGAGTCCTGACCAACCTTCCAGAGGGGGAGTTTGAGAGCTGCCTGCAACTGAACATCAGTGAGTGCGCCTTCACCAAGGACAGTGCCGACAATGTGGTCGTGACCCTGTTCAACCCATTGGCCCACACCTCCTCCCAGTATGTGCGAGTGCCAGTGAAGAAGGAGAGCTACCAGGTGACCGATGAGAAGGGACGCGTGGTGGCCTCTGAAGTTGTCCCGGTGGCCTGGCAGGTCCTGGCTCTGGAATACCGCGAGAACAACACTCAGCACGAACTTGTCTTCAAGGCCTCCGTGAACAAGATCGCCAGCTACTTCATTAAGAAGATCGAGACGAGAGAAAACAAGGAAATTGTCCTGCCCAAGTCTGATAAAAAGTCTGTGAAGGAAACCGAAAAGAACTTGGAGGTGCCCAAGCGATTCAAGCAGGTGAATTCGATGAAGAAGGTCGAGACCCACGCCGATGATGATTCCGAAACTGTGGTGCAGACATCCCAGATCAAGCTGGTGATCGACAATAATACGGGTCGCTTGAAGAGCGTTGAAATGAATGGGGTCGTTGAGGATATTGAGCAGAAATTTGGAGTGTATGAAACTTCTGCTTCTGGTGCATACGTGTTCCGTGAAGTAGAGTCTACCGAGATGCAATTCTTGACTACAGATGTGGAGTTTACGGTTTACGATGGAACTTTGGTCAAGGAAGTCCACCAGCAGTTCAACGAATGGATCTCCCAGGTCATTCGCATCTACGAAGGTGTCAACCGTGTGGAGTTCGAGTGGCTCATCGGGCCTATTCCAACGGACGAGGACACTGGCAGGGAAATTGTGACACTTTTCTACAGCGAAATCTCCTCGAATGGCGTCTTCTACACAGACTCCAATGGCCGCGAGATGATTAGACGAGAAAAGGACAAGCGCGAAGATTTCACTCCCGATTTGTCGAGGCAGCCCACCAGTGGAAATTACTATCCAGTCGTATCCCGCATTGCCTTGCAGGACAGCAACAAGCGCATTGCACTGCTCAACGATCGTGCACAGGGAGGAACTAGCATGAAGGACGGACAGTTGGAGCTCATGCTCCATCGTCGTCTTATTCGTGATGATGGATATGGAGTGGGAGAGGCCCTGAACGAGCAGAAGTACGACAAACCCCTCATTGCACGCGGAAAAGTCTACCTGATCCTCAACTCTGTGGAGGAATCGACCAAAGTGGAGCGTGTGGCCGAGAAGGAGATCCTCCTTCCTTTCTCCGTTTTCTTCAGCAAGGCCAGcagtcagagccagacccagagcgcTATCGCCAAGGCGGTGCCCAGCTTCGATGACTTCCCACCGTCGGTTCATCTGCTCACCCTTGAGCCCTTCACCGATAACGAGATCCTTCTGCGTGTGGAGAACTTCCTGGATCACATCGAAGGCAAGGTAGTTAGCTTCAACATTCGGCCGATCTTCGATAGCTTGGGTGGTGTGGAGATCCGCGAAACGACCTTGGATGGCAACCTGCCACTGAGCGAGATGAAGCGATTCAAGTTCCATGCGGAAGGATCCGGAGCGATATCAACAGAGGCCGAGTACTACACCGCGGCGCACAAGCCCCTGGCTGCCGATAGTTCTCTAGAAGCTTCGGAGTTCAGTGTTACCCTGCACCCAATGCAAATTCGTACTTTTATAATCAAGAAGAAATAAATTAGAA from Drosophila pseudoobscura strain MV-25-SWS-2005 chromosome 4, UCI_Dpse_MV25, whole genome shotgun sequence encodes the following:
- the LManV gene encoding lysosomal alpha-mannosidase; translation: MKYLGGIFLFVVLLIIDTKPTEAVCGYESCPETKPNMVNIHLVPHSHDDVGWLKTVDQYYYGHKNNIQHAGVQYIIDTVITELIKDPKRRFIQVETSFFAKWWEQQKETHKQVVKKLVNEGRLQFTNGAWSMNDEAAVNYQSVIDQFTVGLKFLDETFGICARPRVGWQIDPFGHSREQASLYAQMGYDGEFFSRMDHSDKFRRMVDLALEMVWDASESLSEVKLFTGLLYNHYWDTPGFCFDVHCNDDPIIDGDSYDNNVKSRVDDFIAFAAKVAANFRTTHIMIPMGGDFQYEDAEVNFKNMDKLIKYVNARQATGSHYNIFYSTPGCYLNSVHQGLQSYPNKTLDFFPYASDSNSFWTGYYTSRPTQKRFERDGNHMLQTAKQLSVFAGLSSEQQKEDLDYLRQIMGVMQHHDAITGTEKQEVSNDYDRLLYDGIIGGASNARDALRVLTNLPEGEFESCLQLNISECAFTKDSADNVVVTLFNPLAHTSSQYVRVPVKKESYQVTDEKGRVVASEVVPVAWQVLALEYRENNTQHELVFKASVNKIASYFIKKIETRENKEIVLPKSDKKSVKETEKNLEVPKRFKQVNSMKKVETHADDDSETVVQTSQIKLVIDNNTGRLKSVEMNGVVEDIEQKFGVYETSASGAYVFREVESTEMQFLTTDVEFTVYDGTLVKEVHQQFNEWISQVIRIYEGVNRVEFEWLIGPIPTDEDTGREIVTLFYSEISSNGVFYTDSNGREMIRREKDKREDFTPDLSRQPTSGNYYPVVSRIALQDSNKRIALLNDRAQGGTSMKDGQLELMLHRRLIRDDGYGVGEALNEQKYDKPLIARGKVYLILNSVEESTKVERVAEKEILLPFSVFFSKASSQSQTQSAIAKAVPSFDDFPPSVHLLTLEPFTDNEILLRVENFLDHIEGKVVSFNIRPIFDSLGGVEIRETTLDGNLPLSEMKRFKFHAEGSGAISTEAEYYTAAHKPLAADSSLEASEFSVTLHPMQIRTFIIKKK